In Chloroflexota bacterium, a single window of DNA contains:
- a CDS encoding NAD-binding protein yields the protein MYAVIVGGGKVGYYLSKALVYEGHEVLVLEQEGNRAKVINEELGSVTMRGDGCDILTLEKAGVARADVVIAATGDDEINLVACQIAKARFKVPRTIARINNPKNEAIFKKLGVDATVSTTDAILTRMQEELPSESLVHLSSLRGVGAEVIELTVGPGAPAAGRTLKEIQLPDDAIVAMVIHQGEGIVPGGSTVIEADDELVVVTALRSEERVRKLISGS from the coding sequence GTGATTGTGGGCGGCGGCAAGGTCGGGTATTACCTGTCCAAGGCGCTCGTTTACGAGGGTCACGAGGTGCTGGTGCTGGAACAGGAAGGCAATCGCGCCAAGGTAATCAACGAAGAACTCGGTTCCGTGACCATGCGCGGCGATGGCTGCGACATCCTGACACTGGAAAAAGCCGGCGTCGCGCGCGCCGATGTGGTGATTGCGGCCACCGGCGACGACGAGATCAACCTCGTCGCGTGCCAGATCGCCAAGGCGCGTTTCAAGGTGCCGCGCACCATCGCGCGCATCAACAACCCGAAAAACGAGGCAATCTTCAAGAAGCTGGGCGTTGACGCCACGGTCAGCACCACGGACGCGATCCTGACGCGCATGCAGGAAGAGCTGCCGAGCGAATCGCTCGTGCACCTCTCAAGCCTGCGCGGCGTGGGCGCGGAAGTGATCGAGTTGACGGTAGGCCCGGGCGCGCCGGCCGCGGGCCGCACGCTCAAAGAGATCCAGCTGCCCGACGACGCGATTGTCGCGATGGTCATCCACCAGGGCGAGGGTATCGTGCCGGGCGGATCGACTGTGATCGAAGCGGATGACGAGTTGGTGGTCGTCACTGCACTGCGCAGCGAGGAACGCGTCCGCAAGCTCATCAGCGGCAGCTAG